In Curtobacterium sp. MCPF17_002, one genomic interval encodes:
- a CDS encoding peptide deformylase, with protein MTVRPIRLFGDPVLRSPADPIAPGALGSSGVRDLVQDLVDTVKEPGRAGVAAPQIGVGLRAFSYNVDGEVGYVLNPEVVEVSGEPELMDEGCLSVPGLAYPTRRHPYAKVRGVDVDGAEVVVEGTGLMAEALQHEVDHLDGTVYVMTLEPEVRRRALRDIREQDWFH; from the coding sequence GTGACCGTCCGTCCCATCCGCCTCTTCGGCGACCCCGTCCTCCGCTCGCCGGCCGACCCGATCGCACCCGGAGCACTCGGGTCGAGCGGTGTCCGCGACCTCGTGCAGGACCTCGTCGACACCGTCAAGGAGCCCGGCCGCGCCGGCGTGGCCGCGCCCCAGATCGGCGTCGGCCTCCGCGCGTTCTCGTACAACGTCGACGGCGAGGTCGGCTACGTCCTCAACCCCGAGGTCGTCGAGGTCTCGGGGGAGCCGGAGCTCATGGACGAGGGCTGCCTCTCCGTCCCCGGGCTCGCGTACCCGACCCGCCGGCACCCGTACGCGAAGGTCCGCGGCGTGGACGTGGACGGCGCCGAGGTGGTGGTCGAGGGCACCGGCCTGATGGCCGAGGCACTGCAGCACGAGGTCGACCACCTCGACGGCACCGTGTACGTCATGACGCTCGAGCCGGAGGTCCGTCGACGGGCCCTCCGCGACATCCGCGAGCAGGACTGGTTCCACTAG
- a CDS encoding long-chain fatty acid--CoA ligase produces MNDQRHPTPITAPDHGSAARLLSERARQTPDRPILAERHGDTWTTISAADVERRVRGIAKGFVAAGLEPGAHVAILSRTRLEWTLVDFAVWTAGLVSIPVYETSSPDQVRWILSDSEAVAIVVEQEEHARRVASIAPDLPHLGQHWTIDGGGLDDLTRLGEDVTDAELDARTADVHGHDDATIIYTSGTTGRPKGCVLRHDNFTATVEGASEAMPEVVADGASTLLFIPMAHVFARFIAAMSVSAGVLVGHEPDTKDLMRAVSTFKPSFLLAVPRVFEKIYNSAEQKADLGGKGRIFRAAAATAVAHSEALAAGRVPLGLALRFRLFDKLVYAKLRDALGGSVRYAISGSAPLSPRLSHFFRSIGVLILEGYGLTETTAPATVNRAGELRIGSVGRALPGIEIRIADDGEILIRGVDVFDRYWRNDEATAKALVDGWFRTGDLGRLDDDGILTVTGRAKELIVTASGKNVAPAPLEDGIREHPVIGQVVVVGEGKPFIAALVTLDRDMLPGWCEARGITPALSAHEAAYDERVHHAVQEAIDAANQRVSRAESVRSFTILDTELTEASGHLTPKLTIKRPVIMKDFAADIEHIFSGSKVQTTATPVVETRRRNRA; encoded by the coding sequence GTGAACGATCAGCGGCACCCAACACCGATCACCGCCCCCGACCACGGCTCAGCCGCGCGACTGCTCTCGGAGCGGGCCCGGCAGACACCGGACCGGCCGATCCTGGCTGAGCGTCACGGCGACACCTGGACCACGATCAGCGCCGCCGACGTCGAGCGCCGTGTCCGCGGCATCGCGAAGGGCTTCGTCGCCGCCGGCCTCGAGCCCGGTGCGCACGTCGCGATCCTGTCCCGCACCCGCCTGGAGTGGACGCTCGTCGACTTCGCCGTGTGGACCGCCGGCCTCGTGTCCATCCCCGTGTACGAGACGAGCTCCCCGGACCAGGTGCGCTGGATCCTGTCCGACTCCGAGGCCGTCGCGATCGTCGTCGAACAAGAGGAGCACGCGCGCCGTGTCGCCTCGATCGCGCCGGACCTGCCCCACCTCGGCCAGCACTGGACGATCGACGGCGGTGGTCTCGACGACCTCACCCGCCTCGGCGAGGACGTCACCGACGCCGAGCTCGACGCCCGCACCGCCGACGTGCACGGGCACGACGACGCGACGATCATCTACACGTCGGGCACCACCGGCCGGCCGAAGGGGTGCGTGCTCCGGCACGACAACTTCACCGCGACGGTCGAGGGTGCGTCCGAGGCGATGCCCGAGGTGGTCGCCGACGGCGCCTCCACGCTCCTGTTCATCCCGATGGCCCACGTGTTCGCCCGCTTCATCGCGGCGATGAGCGTCTCCGCCGGGGTCCTCGTCGGCCACGAGCCTGACACGAAGGACCTCATGCGGGCGGTGTCGACGTTCAAGCCGTCCTTCCTGTTGGCCGTCCCGCGCGTGTTCGAGAAGATCTACAACTCCGCCGAGCAGAAGGCGGACCTCGGCGGCAAGGGCCGGATCTTCCGCGCCGCCGCCGCCACCGCCGTCGCGCACTCCGAGGCACTCGCGGCGGGCAGGGTGCCGCTGGGGCTCGCGCTCCGCTTCCGGCTCTTCGACAAGCTCGTGTACGCGAAGCTCCGCGACGCGCTCGGCGGGAGCGTCCGGTACGCGATCAGCGGTTCCGCACCGCTCTCCCCCCGCCTGTCGCACTTCTTCCGCTCGATCGGCGTCCTCATCCTCGAGGGCTACGGGCTCACCGAGACGACCGCCCCCGCGACCGTGAACCGCGCGGGCGAGCTCCGGATCGGCAGCGTCGGCCGGGCACTCCCGGGCATCGAGATCCGGATCGCCGACGACGGCGAGATCCTCATCCGCGGCGTCGACGTCTTCGACCGGTACTGGCGGAACGACGAGGCGACCGCGAAGGCCCTCGTCGACGGGTGGTTCCGCACCGGCGACCTCGGGCGGCTCGACGACGACGGGATCCTCACCGTCACCGGCCGCGCGAAGGAGCTCATCGTCACCGCGAGCGGCAAGAACGTCGCCCCGGCACCGCTCGAGGACGGCATCCGCGAGCACCCGGTCATCGGCCAGGTGGTCGTCGTCGGCGAGGGCAAGCCGTTCATCGCCGCGCTCGTCACCCTCGACCGCGACATGCTCCCCGGCTGGTGCGAGGCACGCGGCATCACGCCGGCGCTGTCCGCGCACGAGGCCGCCTACGACGAGCGTGTGCACCACGCCGTCCAGGAGGCCATCGACGCCGCCAACCAGCGTGTCTCCCGCGCGGAGTCGGTGCGGTCGTTCACGATCCTCGACACCGAGCTCACCGAGGCGTCCGGGCACCTCACGCCGAAGCTGACGATCAAGCGGCCGGTGATCATGAAGGACTTCGCGGCCGACATCGAGCACATCTTCTCGGGCTCGAAGGTGCAGACCACCGCGACCCCCGTGGTCGAGACCCGGCGGCGCAACCGCGCGTAG
- a CDS encoding ROK family glucokinase, with protein MHAIGIDIGGTKIAGAVVTELGEILAEDRVATNAADPDAMLDDVVAMVSRLRAAHDVSAVGVAAPGFIDASQSIVYYTPNIRWRNEPLRQKLQQRIGDLHITVDNDANAAGWAEFRFGAGRLVSDMTMLTIGTGVGGAIVTEDRLFRGGFGTGGEIGHLRIVPNGLPCGCGARGCIEQYGSGRALQRMANDVADAGGIGQALADARAANGGELDGHIVGDLILADDPGALAALRRLGRHLGEACASLSAVLDPQLFVFGGGVASAGDRLLDPIKQAYLSNLPARGYHPEPDFVIAELVNDAGVVGAADLARIHARTA; from the coding sequence GTGCACGCCATCGGAATCGACATCGGGGGCACCAAGATCGCTGGGGCGGTCGTCACGGAACTGGGCGAGATCCTCGCCGAGGACCGGGTGGCCACCAACGCTGCGGACCCGGACGCCATGCTGGACGACGTGGTCGCGATGGTTTCGCGACTGCGCGCCGCTCACGACGTGAGTGCGGTCGGGGTGGCCGCGCCCGGCTTCATCGACGCCTCGCAGTCGATCGTCTACTACACGCCGAACATCCGGTGGCGGAACGAGCCGCTGCGCCAGAAGCTCCAGCAGCGCATCGGCGACCTGCACATCACGGTCGACAACGACGCCAACGCGGCGGGCTGGGCGGAGTTCCGCTTCGGTGCCGGACGGCTCGTGTCCGACATGACCATGCTCACGATCGGCACCGGGGTCGGCGGCGCGATCGTCACCGAGGACCGCCTCTTCCGTGGTGGCTTCGGCACCGGCGGCGAGATCGGCCACCTCCGGATCGTCCCGAACGGCCTGCCCTGCGGCTGCGGCGCCCGTGGCTGCATCGAGCAGTACGGCTCCGGCCGGGCCCTGCAGCGGATGGCGAACGACGTCGCGGACGCCGGCGGCATCGGCCAGGCGCTCGCGGATGCCCGCGCGGCGAACGGCGGTGAGCTCGACGGACACATCGTCGGCGACCTCATCCTCGCCGACGACCCGGGTGCCCTCGCGGCGCTCCGTCGCCTCGGCCGGCACCTCGGCGAGGCCTGCGCCTCGCTCTCCGCCGTGCTCGACCCGCAGCTGTTCGTCTTCGGCGGCGGTGTCGCGAGCGCGGGGGACCGGCTGCTCGACCCGATCAAGCAGGCGTACCTCAGCAACCTGCCGGCCCGCGGGTACCACCCCGAGCCGGACTTCGTGATCGCCGAACTCGTGAACGACGCCGGGGTGGTCGGCGCGGCCGACCTCGCCCGCATCCACGCCCGCACGGCGTAG
- a CDS encoding lysophospholipid acyltransferase family protein has product MTYWLLKNFLLGPLILTLFRPWVVGREYVPAKGPVIFASNHISFIDSVVLPAVLDRRVSFLAKSDYFTGRGLKGWLTKTFFNAIGQLPIDRSGGKASEASLRAGLQVLARGEQLGIYPEGTRSPDGKLYRGRTGIARMILEGRVTVIPVAMVGTREVQQIGQRIPKFKRVGVVFGKPLDFSRFEGFETDRFILRSVTDEVMHALAGLSRQEYLDVYATSVKERASTAREQVMRGKVTRNGRGTSAR; this is encoded by the coding sequence ATGACCTACTGGCTGCTGAAGAACTTCCTGCTCGGTCCGCTCATCCTCACCCTGTTCCGGCCGTGGGTGGTCGGCCGCGAGTACGTCCCCGCCAAGGGGCCGGTGATCTTCGCGTCCAACCACATCTCGTTCATCGACTCGGTGGTCCTGCCCGCGGTGCTCGACCGCCGCGTGTCCTTCCTGGCGAAGAGCGACTACTTCACCGGCCGGGGGCTCAAGGGCTGGCTGACGAAGACCTTCTTCAACGCCATCGGCCAGTTGCCGATCGACCGCTCCGGCGGCAAGGCATCCGAGGCGTCGCTCCGTGCGGGCCTGCAGGTCCTGGCCCGCGGTGAGCAGCTCGGCATCTACCCCGAGGGCACGCGCAGCCCGGACGGCAAGCTCTACCGCGGCCGGACCGGCATCGCCCGGATGATCCTCGAGGGCCGCGTCACCGTGATCCCGGTCGCGATGGTCGGCACCCGCGAGGTCCAGCAGATCGGGCAGCGCATCCCGAAGTTCAAGCGCGTCGGCGTCGTGTTCGGCAAGCCGCTCGACTTCTCCCGCTTCGAGGGCTTCGAGACGGACCGCTTCATCCTCCGGAGCGTCACGGACGAGGTCATGCACGCCCTCGCCGGACTGAGCCGCCAGGAGTACCTGGACGTCTACGCGACGAGCGTCAAGGAGCGGGCGAGCACCGCGCGCGAGCAGGTCATGCGGGGCAAGGTCACGAGGAATGGGCGCGGCACGTCCGCACGTTAG
- a CDS encoding class II 3-deoxy-7-phosphoheptulonate synthase, protein MFESTDFVALQDPDVIEGLDYWRTLPIKQQPTWPDAAAAEAASAEIATLPPLVFAGEVDKLRDRLAAAAQGKAFLLQGGDCAETFAGATADSIRDRVKTILQMAVVLTYGASMPVIKMGRMAGQFAKPRSSDFETRGDVTLPAYRGDIVNGYDFTPESRQADPRRLVQGYHTAASTLNLVRAFTQGGFADLRQVHSWNKGFASNPANARYEHLAQEIDRAIRFMDACGADFDELKHVEFYASHEGLLMDYERPMTRIDSRSGQAYDTSGHFIWIGERTRDLDGAHVDFLSRVRNPIGVKLGPTTSVDDMKALVDKLDPNREPGRLTFITRMGAGKIRGELPKLLEAIKGMDANPLWVTDPMHGNGLTTPTGYKTRRFDDVVDEVLGFFEAHREVGTYPGGMHVELTGDDVTECLGGSEQIDEATLATRYESLCDPRLNHMQSLELAFLVAEELGAHPYVRA, encoded by the coding sequence TTGTTCGAGTCGACAGACTTCGTCGCCCTGCAGGATCCGGACGTCATCGAGGGCCTCGACTACTGGCGGACGCTCCCGATCAAGCAGCAGCCCACGTGGCCGGACGCGGCCGCGGCCGAGGCCGCCTCGGCCGAGATCGCCACGCTGCCGCCGCTCGTGTTCGCGGGCGAGGTCGACAAGCTCCGCGACCGGCTCGCCGCCGCCGCGCAGGGCAAGGCCTTCCTGCTGCAGGGCGGTGACTGCGCCGAGACCTTCGCCGGTGCCACCGCCGACTCGATCCGCGACCGCGTGAAGACGATCCTGCAGATGGCCGTCGTGCTGACGTACGGCGCGTCGATGCCCGTCATCAAGATGGGCCGCATGGCGGGGCAGTTCGCGAAGCCGCGCTCGAGCGACTTCGAGACCCGCGGCGACGTCACGCTGCCCGCCTACCGTGGCGACATCGTGAACGGCTACGACTTCACGCCGGAGTCCCGCCAGGCCGACCCCCGTCGCCTCGTGCAGGGCTACCACACGGCCGCGTCGACCCTCAACCTCGTCCGTGCCTTCACGCAGGGCGGCTTCGCCGACCTCCGCCAGGTGCACTCGTGGAACAAGGGCTTCGCGTCGAACCCGGCGAACGCCCGGTACGAGCACCTCGCGCAGGAGATCGACCGCGCGATCCGCTTCATGGACGCCTGCGGTGCCGACTTCGACGAGCTGAAGCACGTCGAGTTCTACGCCTCCCACGAGGGGCTGCTCATGGACTACGAGCGGCCGATGACCCGCATCGACTCCCGCTCCGGCCAGGCGTACGACACGTCGGGGCACTTCATCTGGATCGGTGAGCGCACCCGCGACCTCGACGGCGCCCACGTGGACTTCCTGTCCCGCGTGCGGAACCCGATCGGCGTGAAGCTCGGCCCGACCACCAGCGTCGACGACATGAAGGCCCTGGTCGACAAGCTCGACCCGAACCGCGAGCCCGGCCGCCTGACGTTCATCACCCGCATGGGTGCGGGCAAGATCCGCGGCGAGCTGCCCAAGCTGCTCGAGGCGATCAAGGGCATGGACGCCAACCCGCTGTGGGTGACGGACCCGATGCACGGCAACGGCCTGACCACCCCGACCGGCTACAAGACGCGCCGCTTCGACGACGTCGTGGACGAGGTCCTCGGCTTCTTCGAGGCCCACCGCGAGGTCGGCACGTACCCGGGCGGCATGCACGTCGAGCTCACCGGCGACGACGTCACGGAGTGCCTGGGCGGTTCGGAGCAGATCGACGAGGCCACCCTCGCGACCCGCTACGAGTCCCTGTGCGACCCGCGCCTCAACCACATGCAGTCGCTCGAGCTGGCGTTCCTCGTCGCCGAGGAGCTCGGCGCGCACCCGTACGTGCGCGCGTAG
- the pknB gene encoding Stk1 family PASTA domain-containing Ser/Thr kinase has product MTTNAATDPMIGRMIDHRYRVRSRIARGGMATVYLATDVRLERRVAIKIMHGHLADDQAFRERFIQEARSAARLSHPNLVGVYDQGAEDDTAYIVMEYIPGITLRDLLQEHHALTPEQATDILRAVLAGLASAHRAGIVHRDLKPENVLLADDGRIKLGDFGLARATTANTATGAALLGTIAYLSPELVTRGAADSRSDIYALGIMLYEMLTGEQPYKGEQPMQIAYQHANDSVPAPSAAVSGVPSELDDLVAWATARNPDDRPSDAREMLDHMAGNQQRATGQYRTAVLRPENATAVLPASGGLGDGRGGRAGPGGGTGGGATSDSGDATTILEPAAQPSPARTNRNAPGPRRTGSQPGVLSPAGQRLADKSAKRRKRGWIVLAIVVFLAIVGGTLGWALGPGPWGNVRIPEVAGKSVSQARQLLEAQGLQTAKATGARFDAVVAKGQVSTTKPAAKREVRKGTSIQIVVSNGPKMIALPAIVGQPISTVTAALDDDFQLQEDQYRFSPDAAKDTVIAATGLGTGGETVDLSKVTEYGERGPVTLTVSLGPVPDVVGKTVDEATKAFDAVGLTIGAQDGQFSEDAPEGQILSAKPQDDPAVKGTAIDLVVSKGPAPISLPDVHGKTINEATSTLENLGLKVDVPDCTNILCGFYDWKSSLPVSSTDPVAGTTVHRGDTITLAYEQ; this is encoded by the coding sequence ATGACCACCAACGCCGCCACGGACCCGATGATCGGTCGCATGATCGATCACCGGTACCGCGTACGCTCCCGCATCGCCCGCGGGGGCATGGCGACGGTGTACCTCGCGACCGACGTCCGGCTCGAGCGACGGGTCGCGATCAAGATCATGCACGGGCACCTGGCGGACGACCAGGCGTTCCGGGAGCGCTTCATCCAGGAGGCCCGCTCCGCCGCCCGGCTCTCCCACCCGAACCTCGTCGGCGTGTACGACCAGGGCGCTGAGGACGACACCGCGTACATCGTCATGGAGTACATCCCGGGCATCACGCTCCGGGACCTCCTGCAGGAGCACCACGCCCTGACGCCCGAGCAGGCGACGGACATCCTCCGCGCCGTCCTCGCGGGGCTCGCCTCCGCGCACCGCGCCGGCATCGTGCACCGCGACCTCAAGCCCGAGAACGTCCTGCTCGCCGACGACGGCCGCATCAAGCTCGGCGACTTCGGGTTGGCACGGGCCACGACCGCGAACACCGCCACGGGGGCGGCCCTGCTCGGCACGATCGCGTACCTCTCCCCCGAGCTCGTCACGCGTGGCGCCGCCGATTCCCGCAGCGACATCTACGCGCTCGGCATCATGCTCTACGAGATGCTCACCGGCGAGCAGCCGTACAAGGGCGAGCAGCCGATGCAGATCGCCTACCAGCACGCGAACGACTCCGTCCCGGCCCCGAGTGCCGCGGTGTCCGGCGTGCCGTCCGAGCTCGACGACCTCGTCGCCTGGGCCACCGCACGGAACCCCGACGACCGACCCAGCGACGCCCGCGAGATGCTCGACCACATGGCGGGCAACCAGCAGCGCGCCACGGGGCAGTACCGCACCGCCGTGCTGCGGCCGGAGAACGCGACCGCGGTCCTCCCGGCGAGCGGCGGACTCGGCGACGGCCGCGGTGGCCGCGCCGGCCCCGGCGGCGGCACCGGCGGCGGCGCGACCTCGGACTCCGGGGACGCGACCACGATCCTCGAACCGGCCGCGCAGCCCTCGCCTGCCCGGACGAACCGCAACGCCCCGGGGCCCCGACGGACGGGTTCGCAGCCCGGGGTGCTCTCCCCCGCCGGACAGCGCCTCGCCGACAAGTCCGCGAAGCGCCGGAAGCGCGGGTGGATCGTCCTGGCGATCGTCGTGTTCCTCGCGATCGTCGGCGGCACCCTCGGGTGGGCGCTCGGCCCCGGCCCGTGGGGCAACGTCCGCATCCCCGAGGTCGCCGGCAAGTCGGTCTCGCAGGCACGCCAGCTCCTCGAGGCGCAGGGACTGCAGACCGCGAAGGCCACCGGTGCCCGCTTCGACGCCGTCGTCGCGAAGGGCCAGGTCTCGACCACGAAGCCGGCCGCGAAGCGCGAGGTCCGGAAGGGCACCTCGATACAGATCGTCGTGTCGAACGGGCCGAAGATGATCGCCCTGCCCGCGATCGTCGGGCAGCCGATCTCCACCGTCACCGCCGCCCTCGACGACGACTTCCAGCTGCAGGAGGACCAGTACCGGTTCTCCCCCGACGCCGCGAAGGACACCGTCATCGCGGCGACCGGGCTCGGGACCGGCGGCGAGACCGTCGACCTCAGCAAGGTCACCGAGTACGGCGAACGCGGCCCGGTGACGCTCACGGTGTCGCTCGGTCCCGTCCCCGACGTCGTCGGCAAGACCGTCGACGAGGCCACGAAGGCCTTCGACGCCGTCGGCCTGACGATCGGCGCGCAGGACGGGCAGTTCAGCGAGGACGCTCCCGAGGGGCAGATCCTCTCCGCGAAGCCGCAGGACGACCCCGCGGTCAAGGGCACAGCGATCGACCTCGTCGTGTCGAAGGGTCCCGCGCCGATCTCGCTGCCGGACGTGCACGGCAAGACGATCAACGAGGCGACCTCGACCCTCGAGAACCTCGGCCTGAAGGTCGACGTGCCGGACTGCACGAACATCCTGTGCGGCTTCTACGACTGGAAGTCGTCCCTGCCGGTGTCCTCGACGGACCCGGTGGCGGGCACCACGGTGCACCGCGGCGACACGATCACGCTGGCCTACGAGCAGTAG
- a CDS encoding LysM peptidoglycan-binding domain-containing protein, with protein sequence MDHAADEDARRARSARFATMPIVLAGTIAVTAGLTGPVAHAETHHEDDSKHKRHVDQDRNVGDRPVFGTAVARPSQTTVTTVVATSKAPTTYTVRQGDTVSGIAARFGLSAQEVLVRNGLGWNTIIHPGQTLHLASTPAVRTASTASTSSTGSYHVKQGDTVSGIASRVGVSTTALLSANTLSSRSVIYPGQTLRVPTAGSSAAAAPVAGSSAGASSSGASSTARAASVKIGTGDTIASIAAAHGVSVSSLLSANGLSYTSTIYAGKTLVMPSAGGSGSGSGASSGTSLSAEQRGNAATIISVGRSLGVPDRGIVIALAAAMQESSLRNLPHGDRDSVGLFQQRPSQGWGSAAALQDPATATKLFFTGNAGTTRGLLDVPGWSSMSVTAAAQAVQVSAYPKAYAQWESTAKRLLTSL encoded by the coding sequence GTGGACCACGCTGCAGACGAAGACGCCCGGCGCGCACGATCCGCCCGGTTCGCCACCATGCCCATCGTCCTCGCGGGGACGATCGCGGTGACCGCGGGCCTCACCGGACCGGTCGCCCACGCCGAGACGCACCACGAGGACGACAGCAAGCACAAGCGGCACGTCGACCAGGACCGCAACGTCGGGGACCGTCCCGTGTTCGGCACCGCCGTCGCCCGTCCGTCGCAGACCACGGTGACCACCGTCGTCGCGACCTCGAAGGCCCCCACCACGTACACCGTGCGCCAGGGCGACACCGTGTCGGGCATCGCCGCCCGCTTCGGACTGTCCGCGCAGGAGGTCCTGGTCCGCAACGGCCTCGGCTGGAACACGATCATCCACCCCGGCCAGACGCTCCACCTCGCGTCGACGCCGGCCGTCCGCACCGCGTCGACGGCCTCGACGTCGAGCACGGGCAGCTACCACGTGAAGCAGGGCGACACCGTGTCGGGCATCGCGTCTCGTGTCGGCGTGTCGACGACGGCGCTCCTCAGCGCGAACACGCTCTCGTCCCGCTCGGTGATCTACCCCGGGCAGACCCTGCGCGTGCCGACGGCGGGGTCGTCCGCCGCGGCCGCGCCGGTGGCCGGGTCGTCGGCGGGTGCGTCGTCGTCGGGTGCGTCGTCAACGGCCCGCGCCGCCAGCGTGAAGATCGGCACCGGTGACACCATCGCCTCCATCGCGGCGGCGCACGGCGTCTCGGTGTCGTCGCTCCTGTCGGCGAACGGCCTCAGCTACACGAGCACGATCTACGCGGGCAAGACGCTCGTGATGCCCTCGGCAGGCGGGTCCGGCTCCGGGTCCGGGGCCTCGTCCGGGACCTCGCTCTCCGCCGAGCAGCGGGGCAACGCCGCCACGATCATCTCCGTCGGACGATCCCTCGGGGTGCCCGACCGCGGCATCGTCATCGCGCTGGCCGCGGCGATGCAGGAGTCGAGCCTCCGGAACCTCCCGCACGGCGACCGCGACTCGGTCGGGCTCTTCCAGCAGCGCCCGAGCCAGGGGTGGGGTTCCGCGGCGGCGCTGCAGGACCCGGCGACCGCGACGAAGCTGTTCTTCACGGGCAACGCGGGCACGACCCGCGGCCTGCTCGACGTCCCCGGGTGGTCGTCGATGAGCGTCACCGCCGCGGCCCAGGCCGTGCAGGTGTCCGCGTACCCGAAGGCGTACGCCCAGTGGGAGTCGACGGCGAAGCGCCTGCTGACGTCGCTCTGA
- a CDS encoding Rv2175c family DNA-binding protein, whose protein sequence is MGTVSAAPVDDTTLSERWLTVPELVDLFSTSPGRIHRLFEEKTLLAARVGGVLRVPIEFLEEREPMPELRGTLTVLSDNGFTDDEAVRWMLSTDDVLGTSPIAALRAGRKAEVRRVAQSLL, encoded by the coding sequence ATGGGGACTGTGAGCGCAGCACCCGTCGATGACACGACCCTTTCCGAGCGATGGCTGACCGTCCCCGAGCTGGTGGACCTGTTCAGCACCAGCCCCGGCCGGATCCACCGTCTGTTCGAGGAGAAGACCCTGCTCGCCGCTCGCGTCGGCGGTGTGCTCCGGGTGCCGATCGAGTTCCTCGAGGAGCGTGAGCCCATGCCCGAGCTGCGCGGCACCCTCACGGTGCTCAGCGACAACGGGTTCACCGACGACGAGGCCGTCCGGTGGATGCTCTCCACCGACGACGTGCTCGGCACCTCGCCGATCGCCGCGCTGCGCGCCGGCCGCAAGGCCGAGGTGCGTCGCGTGGCGCAGTCGCTGCTCTAG
- a CDS encoding polyprenyl synthetase family protein: MAESTRLVDLVSARIDRALDDQRERLAAISPDLAPFDEYARDLLSGGKRFRALFCYWGWQSVAGRSGSFDPLAEGSRQTTAEAIVTVAAALEIFHAAALVHDDIMDRSDTRRGRPAAHRRFESLHEQSGWVGDRGLYGTNSALLLGDLLLSLSDAVFDEGLALLDPARGRIVRQEFHTMRLDVTAGQYLDVHEETAWPTIDEAEHLVRAQRVIVFKSAKYSVEAPLVIGALVAGATDAQLEGLRAFGLPLGVAYQLRDDLLGVFGDPSVTGKPAGDDLREGKRTVLIASARKTLANGPRQLLDELLGDPDLDEGQVQMLRATLTESGAVAAVERSIDRHVQRAKAAIEAAPLTPSAREQLVSLADTVSRRVA, translated from the coding sequence GTGGCTGAGAGTACGCGATTAGTGGACCTCGTGTCGGCGCGCATCGATCGGGCGCTGGACGACCAACGTGAACGACTCGCCGCCATCAGTCCGGACCTCGCTCCGTTCGACGAGTACGCGCGGGATCTGCTGTCCGGGGGCAAGCGCTTCCGGGCACTGTTCTGCTACTGGGGATGGCAGTCCGTCGCGGGCCGATCGGGCTCGTTCGACCCCCTCGCCGAGGGCTCCCGGCAGACCACGGCCGAGGCGATCGTCACGGTCGCGGCCGCGCTCGAGATCTTCCACGCCGCGGCCCTCGTCCACGACGACATCATGGACCGCTCGGACACCCGTCGCGGGCGTCCGGCAGCGCACCGCCGGTTCGAGTCCCTGCACGAGCAGTCGGGCTGGGTCGGCGACCGCGGTCTGTACGGCACGAACTCGGCACTGCTGCTCGGGGACCTCCTGCTGTCACTGAGCGACGCGGTGTTCGACGAGGGGCTCGCGCTCCTCGACCCGGCGCGCGGCCGCATCGTCCGCCAGGAGTTCCACACCATGCGGCTCGACGTCACCGCCGGGCAGTACCTCGACGTGCACGAGGAGACGGCCTGGCCGACCATCGACGAGGCCGAGCACCTCGTCCGCGCCCAGCGCGTCATCGTCTTCAAGTCGGCGAAGTACTCGGTCGAGGCACCCCTCGTGATCGGGGCCCTCGTCGCGGGCGCCACGGATGCGCAGCTCGAGGGGCTCCGCGCGTTCGGACTCCCCCTCGGCGTCGCCTACCAGCTCCGCGACGACCTGCTCGGCGTGTTCGGTGACCCGAGCGTCACCGGCAAGCCCGCCGGCGACGACCTGCGGGAGGGCAAGCGCACCGTCCTCATCGCCTCGGCGCGGAAGACCCTCGCGAACGGCCCCCGGCAGCTCCTCGACGAGCTCCTCGGCGACCCGGACCTCGACGAGGGGCAGGTGCAGATGCTCCGCGCGACCCTCACCGAGTCCGGCGCCGTGGCAGCGGTCGAGCGGTCGATCGACCGCCACGTGCAGCGCGCGAAGGCAGCGATCGAGGCGGCTCCACTGACGCCGTCGGCGCGGGAGCAGCTCGTCTCGCTGGCCGACACGGTCAGCCGCCGCGTCGCGTAG
- a CDS encoding DUF3040 domain-containing protein gives MPLSEQEQRLLEEMERSLYQNDSDFVARVTRRQGRPTYTSITLGVLGALAGVAIVIVGLVLRQPLIGILGFVVMLAGVLFALRPGMRAPKAKAPRAGAPSSGGASRPTAGGSNGGSFMDRMNDRWDKRNDQS, from the coding sequence ATGCCACTCTCGGAGCAAGAGCAGCGACTCCTCGAAGAGATGGAGCGGAGCCTCTACCAGAATGACTCCGACTTCGTGGCGCGCGTCACACGCCGCCAGGGTCGTCCGACCTACACGTCGATCACGCTCGGGGTGCTCGGTGCCCTCGCGGGTGTCGCGATCGTCATCGTCGGGTTGGTCCTCCGCCAGCCGCTCATCGGCATCCTCGGCTTCGTCGTGATGCTCGCCGGCGTCCTCTTCGCACTGCGACCCGGCATGCGTGCTCCGAAGGCGAAGGCGCCTCGAGCCGGTGCCCCCTCGTCCGGCGGTGCATCGCGTCCGACTGCCGGCGGCAGCAACGGCGGGTCTTTCATGGACCGCATGAACGACCGCTGGGACAAGCGGAACGACCAGAGCTAG